One Aegilops tauschii subsp. strangulata cultivar AL8/78 chromosome 2, Aet v6.0, whole genome shotgun sequence genomic window, aaattatgaacattttctaaaagtTAAAAAAAGGAAAAGGTAGGAAAATACGAAAAAAGGATAATAAAACCAGAAAATCAATTAAAAAACGGGGAACCTTCTAAAATGGGTATGCCCACTTGATGATTGGTGCGCTCGTCCCTGTGCGTTTTGGCGACATCTTGTCGTAGGGATTGAGATCCTTAACGGTCCTAAAAATGATGAAGTCCTGGTAATTGCAATCAGCATAGAAAAATCAACAGACTCAAAAATCTAATGAGTGACAAATTTGTAATTAGGTTTCAAAAATAGCAATAGCATTTATTTTAGAACACGGGCACACTGCGTACCATTATTGCAAGTGTGCAATTTGAGGAAGATTTTCCAAAATGGAAAAGTAGCAGTGAGTCGTATGGATCTTTCTCATCCTGCATGTCAGGATTGATAAAAAGGAATTGCAACATTTTAGGTTTATCTATAGATAGTGACTATTTTGGGGGCAAATAAAGGTGGCTGATGGTAAGAAAAATCAATAGTAACTTATTAATAAAACACTTTATTATTTATATTTACAAATAGGATACATTATACATTGATAATTTCACAAGATTTTCTAGTGCGTAACATAAACTAAACTCCAGTCAAATAATACAAAACCATGTGTTATACTTGAGACCATACACATTTTTCTACATCTCTAGGCTCTTGAGGATCATGGGAAGCCCAAACTTAGGCCGCAGCGTGATCACATCCATGGGAGCATGGACATACTTTGGTGATAGGGAGAATGAAAACCTCTGAAGAATCACGATGATCACAGCCTTGGCCTCGATCATTGCAAAGTTCTGCCCTATACATGACCTCGGCCCATTGGAGAAAGACAACAAGGCATTGGGGTGCTTTCCGGCCCTCATCACTCCATTCTCGAACCTTATAGGCTTGAATTCGTTGGCATCTTCTCCCCAGACCTCCTTGTCATGATGTATCATCGCGATGGGGATTGTCAAGACCGTGCCTTCAAGCACTTTGATGCCACCAACCTCGAGATCCGAACCCGCCTTCCTTTGAATGAGCGACACAGGGGCGTATAACCGAAGAGTTTCCAGTAGGAACATGTTGACCAGCTGCAATTTGTTGAGCATGTCCCCGGTGGGAACCTCACTGCCACACTCTCTTAGCACCTCCTCCCTGAGCTTCTGTTGCCACTCAGGGTGTGTGCTCAGCAAGAACATGGTCCATGTGAGCAGGTGCGAGCTGGTGTCATGCCCGGCAAGGAAGAAGGTCTTGCACTCATCTATGATCTCGTCCATACTCAAAATCGGATTATGCCCACCCTCTGCCGCGCACGCCTCCAACATAAGCCCAAGCAGATCGCTGCCGTAGCCCATGGTGTCCTTGGTGGCAAGGCAGCTTTTGATGATGTTCATCAGCATGGTCCTCACCTCCTTGTCAAGCTTCCATATCTTGAGGTTCTTTTCGGTTGGAAGGTACCTGATTAattgcgcgcgcacacacacacataaagATTAATTTCTGCTGTGTGAAAATGTTTGTTGTATGTTGATTTAAACCGACAAGGgtacaagaagaagaagaacttgCATTTACCTGAATGCTGGGATTTGCACGTTGAATACGGTGGAGAAGGCAAGAAACTGGAGCTCCCTCTGCGCGAGGAATACCTTTTTCCCCTGTTCGTAGCTGCTACCGAATGCCGTGTGAGAGATGACATCCGCGGTGAGCTCCTCAAACTGGTGGCTAAGATCAATCTCCACGCTGCCCCCCTTGTCCATCTTGGCCTTCCACTCCGACATCATTGACCCGGCACAGTCGGACATGGTCACCGTCATCATCTGCCGTACAGATAACAGTTAGCGGAAGTCACACGCATCGCGCACACTTAAAATCCAATAGTAAAAAACACGCACACGTCAACGCGCGTCGCGCTGGAGCTGGACACATACCTTGAGCTTGTCCATGTTGAAGGCGGGGTGGACGACCTTGCGGTGGCGCTTCCAGTCGTCGCCGTCGGTGAGCACGAGCCCCTTGCCGAGCAGCCGGGCGATGTGCGGGTTGCCGATGTTCTTGGGGTACAGCCCGCTGCGGTCGGAGAGCACCTGCTTCACCGTGTTCACGTCCGCCACGCACAGGCTCGGCCTCGCCCCGCACCAGTACAGGAACGTGCGCCCTGCAGCAGACCAGAACGTAAGAGCGGGAACTAGTTGGTGATGGCGTTGAAGACTATCATGGATCAGAAGGAATTGTCTGAGTTTCGTACCGTGGATGGGGATCCATTTGTGGAAGTGCGGCTGCACCATGGGCACGAAGTCGTGGTTGCCGACGTCCAGCGCGGCGCCGGCGGTGTCGGCGCGGAGACGCTTGATCTCGGCGAGGTTGCCGGCGAAGAACCTGTAGCCCGGCCCGCCGACTCCCTGCGCGCGGAGCTGCCGGGTGATGGCCCGCGGCCTCCACACGAGGTACACCAGCGCGTTGAACACCCACGACGCCAGCAACGCCGCCACGACCATCCAGACGAGACCCATGGTGGACCGGACCGGTGGTCGCTCAGGATTCAGGAACAAGGAGAAAAATATCAGCGTCCTGTATTGTATGCCTCTGCTTCCGGTACTGCTCGTGAGTTTGATGAGACCAGGAAATGTTTGTGTGTTTCTGTAGTGAGACTCGGGCCGGGGAGGTGGATATCATATTTATATGACGTTCGCTTTGACCATGGCCTCGGGTCGCCGGGTACAGAACGTCGGGTTAAGagaggcgtttcgtcacggtgcGGGTGAGATCAGGCGTGATGCGTGCAAGTACCGCAAAGTGTTTTTTACCGGAGCCGGAAGCTACCGGTGATCTTCCCATCAATGAGGTGCTGCTACATCTAAAGTTGTGGGACCATGTGCATGTGTATATGAAAGTATTTCTTGCAAAAAATCTCTTGTATTTCTGATTTTAGTCTAATCAATGTCAGAAAGATGTAGTACCTTTTGACAGAAACGGcactcatgcatgcatgcatgcagaatctctcctctctctcacacacaaatcCATCCATTTTCTCTTTGTTTAAATTTTTAGATGAACAATATCTTTAACACTAATTTTCTATTATTGAATTTTTTATATATCCAAATTCCTGAACATGTGATCTTTAGAACAAGACCAattttgaacatatttaaactaGTTAAAGTTTTTCTATTCAATCATATCAAAATTTAAATTTCactttttttcaaatttactTGTTTGAAATAATTGGAATCGATTTTGGAACTAGTGAAATTATTTTTTGAAATAAGTGAAATCAGTTTTCTGAAACTAGTTTGTTCAAACATGTCAAACTGATTATTTCAAAACATTTTGGTAATGAATGGAATAAGTTTAATGAAATGAGTGAAGTCAATTCTTTTGAAATGAATGAAATAAATTTTATATGAATTAGTATTTTTAAGTATATGAAACATATTTCATTGTGTTTTGTCAAGTTTGCATATTACAGTGCAGAAAAGAGTCAAAGTTGGTTATTTACCACATTGAATTATAAATTTCACATATCTTGCACAAACCATTATAGTTAAATTAGTTTAACAATTTGCAACACCACATTGAAATATATTTCAAGGAAGTAATTACATATTTTCCAGGGAAGTAATTTCATATATTTCAATACATATCTCACTGAAATAACAAGTTACAAATATATGATATAGCAGTTTCATATATTTCAAAGAAGTAATTTCATATATTTTCACAAAAATTAGTTTCGCAACTTGCAACACCACACTGAAATATATTTCAGGGAAGTACTTTCATATTTTTCGATACATATCTCACTGAAATAACTAGTAACAAAATATATCTTTTGTAAATGAGTGTAATTTGTTTTCCGATACTAGTGAAATGTGTGAAATCTATCTTTTGGAATGAGTGAAATCAGTTTTTTGAAACGAGTGAAACATAGTATTACAATTGAGTGAGTGCAATGTGTTTCTCTAAATTGAGTGAAATCTAATTATGTAAGTGAAATCAGTTTTCTGAAATAACTGGAACCAAAATTTTAAGATGAGTGAAATCCTTTTAAATACACATGCCACATTTTTTCGGTGTGAAATACGTGAAACTAGTTATTTCAAATTTTGAAACTAGTTATTTCAAACATGTGAAACTGATTATTTCAAAACTTTTTTCAAATCAGCAAAATATGTTTTATGAAGCGAGTGAaattgtttttggaaataattgAAATATCTTATTTGAAATAATTGAAATCAGTAAATCAAAATGACCGAAATCAAGTTTTTTTTGGCAAAACCTGTCAAATCAATCTCTTAAGGATTGAAATAAGTTTTTTGAAATGAGTGGAATTATATTCTGAAATGAGTGAAGTGAGTTTTATGCAACAATTTAGGTCCATTTTTTAAATATGTGAAACTGGTTATTTCGGCTATGTGAAATAGattgttgcgtgtgtgaaactaATTATTTCAAATATATGAAATATCTTTTCAAAGCTGAACAATTTTATGTTTTGTGGAAGTCATTTCAAAGATAACTGAAATATATAAAATAAAAAGTATTTCAAATATATCCAAG contains:
- the LOC109764564 gene encoding cytochrome P450 709B1, encoding MGLVWMVVAALLASWVFNALVYLVWRPRAITRQLRAQGVGGPGYRFFAGNLAEIKRLRADTAGAALDVGNHDFVPMVQPHFHKWIPIHGRTFLYWCGARPSLCVADVNTVKQVLSDRSGLYPKNIGNPHIARLLGKGLVLTDGDDWKRHRKVVHPAFNMDKLKMMTVTMSDCAGSMMSEWKAKMDKGGSVEIDLSHQFEELTADVISHTAFGSSYEQGKKVFLAQRELQFLAFSTVFNVQIPAFRYLPTEKNLKIWKLDKEVRTMLMNIIKSCLATKDTMGYGSDLLGLMLEACAAEGGHNPILSMDEIIDECKTFFLAGHDTSSHLLTWTMFLLSTHPEWQQKLREEVLRECGSEVPTGDMLNKLQLVNMFLLETLRLYAPVSLIQRKAGSDLEVGGIKVLEGTVLTIPIAMIHHDKEVWGEDANEFKPIRFENGVMRAGKHPNALLSFSNGPRSCIGQNFAMIEAKAVIIVILQRFSFSLSPKYVHAPMDVITLRPKFGLPMILKSLEM